The following are encoded in a window of Lichenicola cladoniae genomic DNA:
- the crtI gene encoding phytoene desaturase family protein, translating into MMRPVSIIGAGPGGLAAAMLLSQAGADVTLFERHARVGGRSGTIEAPTSHGRFHFDMGPTFFLYPRVLADIFATCGRRLEDVVELIRLDTHYDVIFESGARISASSDIPRLQRSIAQISPEDAAAIPAFMADNRAKLAAFRPVLESPFNSAADLLKPEVLKSLRLLRPFTSVDQDLKRWFKDPRVRLGFSFQSKYLGMSPYRCPSLFTILAFMEYEFGIFHPRGGHGAIMRAMADAARQMGAKIKLGEPVREILFEGRRAVGVRTDAGITKADAVVVNADFLDAMTNLVPNGLRKRWNDKRIARAKLSCSTFMLYLGIEGRLENLAHHTIYLSDDYRRTLQDVEEGRVPPGEPCFYIQNACVTDPALAPPNHSTLYVLVPVGHERTGGIDWKVEAPKFRRLILDRLCRAGVPDIEKRIVFEKMMTPDDWRDDLAVHRGAVFNLAHSLTQMLQFRPHNRYEDLDGVYLVGGGTHPGSGLPVIFEGARITAKLLADDLGLTPIDTAMHWTGTPGAPMEPVLEGEVS; encoded by the coding sequence ATGATGCGTCCTGTCTCAATCATCGGTGCCGGTCCCGGCGGTCTTGCGGCAGCGATGCTGCTGTCTCAGGCCGGGGCGGATGTTACCTTGTTCGAACGTCACGCCCGGGTTGGCGGGCGATCCGGCACGATAGAGGCGCCCACCTCGCATGGGCGTTTCCATTTCGACATGGGGCCGACCTTCTTCCTGTATCCCCGCGTACTGGCCGACATCTTCGCTACGTGCGGGCGCCGGCTCGAGGATGTCGTCGAGCTCATCAGGCTCGATACCCATTATGACGTGATCTTCGAAAGCGGTGCGCGTATCAGCGCGAGCAGCGACATTCCCCGGCTGCAGCGCTCGATCGCACAGATCAGCCCTGAGGATGCCGCCGCGATCCCGGCCTTCATGGCCGACAACCGCGCCAAGTTGGCAGCCTTCAGGCCGGTGCTGGAAAGCCCGTTCAACAGCGCGGCCGACCTGCTGAAGCCGGAGGTGCTGAAATCGTTGCGGCTATTGCGGCCGTTCACCTCGGTCGACCAGGATCTGAAGCGCTGGTTCAAGGATCCGCGGGTCAGGCTCGGCTTCTCGTTCCAGAGCAAATATCTTGGCATGTCGCCCTACCGGTGCCCGAGCCTGTTCACGATCCTGGCATTTATGGAATACGAGTTCGGAATTTTCCACCCACGTGGCGGTCATGGCGCGATCATGCGGGCGATGGCCGATGCGGCCAGGCAGATGGGTGCCAAGATCAAGCTGGGCGAACCGGTGCGCGAGATCCTGTTCGAGGGCAGGCGCGCGGTCGGTGTGCGAACCGACGCCGGCATCACCAAGGCGGATGCCGTCGTGGTCAATGCCGACTTCCTGGATGCGATGACCAACCTGGTCCCGAACGGACTCCGCAAGCGGTGGAACGACAAGCGAATCGCACGGGCAAAACTCTCCTGTTCCACCTTCATGCTTTATCTCGGCATAGAAGGCAGACTCGAGAATCTCGCGCACCATACGATCTATCTGTCGGACGATTACCGGCGCACCTTGCAGGATGTCGAGGAAGGGCGCGTGCCGCCCGGCGAACCCTGCTTCTATATCCAGAATGCATGCGTAACCGATCCGGCGCTGGCGCCACCCAACCACTCGACCTTGTATGTGCTGGTACCGGTCGGGCACGAGCGGACCGGAGGCATCGACTGGAAGGTCGAGGCGCCGAAGTTCCGACGACTAATCCTGGATCGGCTATGCCGGGCCGGTGTGCCTGATATCGAGAAGCGGATCGTGTTCGAGAAGATGATGACACCGGACGACTGGCGCGATGATCTCGCCGTACATCGTGGCGCGGTCTTCAATCTCGCCCATTCCCTGACCCAGATGCTGCAGTTTCGGCCGCATAACCGCTACGAGGATCTGGATGGCGTGTATCTGGTCGGCGGCGGTACCCATCCCGGAAGCGGACTGCCGGTGATTTTCGAAGGTGCGCGCATCACCGCGAAACTGCTGGCAGACGATCTGGGCCTGACCCCGATCGATACGGCAATGCATTGGACCGGAACACCGGGGGCTCCGATGGAGCCGGTGCTCGAAGGGGAAGTGTCGTGA
- a CDS encoding phytoene desaturase family protein, giving the protein MIDPVGVIGSGLGGLAAACTLAARGHKVVLFEKNDWLGGKAALYEEAGYRFDMGPTILTVPSVLARIFGEANDRLENSLDLRRLDPQWRCFFDDGAVLDLDEDVATMALRLRGFSGAGENNTEQGYIDFLALSEKLHDVSRKFFFWRSVEDISDTMDLKKNMDLGTLRDVLSLRMGSTVARQIRKRIGDERVSQMLDHFTQYVGSSPYLAPAVLCSIAHMQTQEGIWYPMGGTRAVPEALAELAGRLGVEFRTSTGIARITQSNGRADGVVTEAGETVKLSAVVSNMDSVRTYRELVGGAAQKSFAKRRKREPACSGVVLYLGLDHAYDHLLHHDFVFSRDPEEEFDYIYKKGEPAPDPTCYVAAPSRTEPGVAPPGGEALYVLVHTPYLRPHHDWNAMLPGYRKVILDKLARTAGMKDLESRIKVERILTPADIHERYRVLDGAIYGLASHGRFIGAFKPGNRSRDLDGLYLAGGAAHPGPGMPMVMMSGWIAADSLDQDVRSNHPGASETRLSA; this is encoded by the coding sequence GTGATCGATCCTGTCGGCGTCATCGGTTCCGGGTTGGGCGGTCTTGCCGCGGCGTGCACGCTGGCGGCGCGTGGGCACAAAGTCGTGCTGTTCGAGAAAAACGACTGGCTCGGCGGCAAGGCGGCACTCTACGAGGAAGCCGGCTACCGGTTCGACATGGGTCCGACTATCCTCACGGTGCCGTCGGTACTGGCGCGGATTTTCGGCGAAGCGAACGACCGCCTGGAGAACAGCCTCGATCTTAGGCGGCTCGATCCGCAATGGCGCTGCTTCTTCGACGACGGTGCGGTGCTCGATCTCGACGAGGACGTTGCCACGATGGCATTGCGCCTGCGCGGCTTTTCCGGCGCCGGCGAGAACAATACCGAACAGGGCTACATCGATTTCCTGGCGCTGAGCGAGAAGCTGCACGACGTCAGCCGGAAGTTCTTTTTCTGGCGGTCGGTCGAAGACATCTCCGACACTATGGATCTCAAGAAGAACATGGATCTGGGCACGCTCCGCGACGTGCTGAGCCTGCGCATGGGCTCCACCGTCGCACGACAGATCCGCAAGCGCATCGGCGACGAGCGGGTCAGCCAGATGCTCGATCATTTCACCCAGTATGTCGGATCGTCGCCGTATCTTGCGCCGGCAGTACTCTGCAGCATCGCGCACATGCAGACGCAGGAAGGCATCTGGTATCCGATGGGCGGCACCCGCGCCGTGCCGGAAGCTCTGGCCGAACTGGCAGGACGGCTCGGTGTCGAGTTCCGCACCAGCACCGGGATCGCCCGCATCACCCAGAGCAACGGTCGGGCCGATGGCGTGGTGACGGAGGCGGGCGAGACGGTGAAGCTGTCGGCCGTGGTGTCCAACATGGACAGCGTGCGGACGTATCGCGAGCTGGTCGGGGGGGCTGCGCAGAAGAGCTTCGCCAAGCGGCGCAAGCGCGAGCCGGCGTGTTCGGGCGTGGTGCTGTATCTCGGTCTCGACCATGCGTACGATCATCTGCTGCACCACGACTTCGTCTTCTCGCGCGATCCGGAAGAGGAGTTCGACTACATCTACAAGAAAGGCGAGCCTGCGCCGGACCCGACCTGCTACGTCGCGGCTCCCTCCCGCACCGAGCCGGGTGTGGCTCCACCGGGCGGCGAGGCGTTGTATGTGCTGGTGCACACGCCGTATCTGCGGCCGCATCACGACTGGAATGCGATGCTGCCTGGCTACCGTAAGGTGATCCTGGACAAGCTGGCACGCACGGCCGGCATGAAGGACCTGGAAAGCCGGATCAAGGTCGAGCGCATCCTGACGCCCGCCGACATCCACGAGCGATACCGGGTGCTCGACGGGGCGATCTATGGGTTGGCCAGCCATGGCCGGTTCATCGGCGCGTTCAAGCCAGGTAATAGGTCGCGCGACCTCGATGGGCTCTATCTGGCCGGCGGCGCGGCGCATCCGGGACCGGGCATGCCGATGGTGATGATGTCCGGCTGGATCGCGGCGGACAGTCTGGATCAGGACGTGCGGTCCAATCATCCCGGTGCGAGCGAGACGAGGCTCAGCGCCTGA
- a CDS encoding lysophospholipid acyltransferase family protein has product MSGFDAETLPRDRPLIIYGNHPSWWDPALYLLLADLQFRGRPGFGPMEEDALERYGFFRKLGIFGIDKHSAAGARRFLSVAKQVLGNTGGPGGRMMLWVTAEGDFTDPRVRPVRLRPGIAHLAALQPDALLVPLAVEYVFWNESRPELLLRLGTPLAADRSVRTAEWTSRLERGLTETMDQLALDSQARNPARFTRLLFGGAGVGGPYDAWRRLRARLSGQRITTAHGEEA; this is encoded by the coding sequence ATCTCCGGCTTCGATGCCGAAACTCTTCCACGCGACCGACCGCTGATCATCTATGGCAACCATCCATCCTGGTGGGACCCGGCGCTGTATCTTCTGCTCGCCGATCTGCAGTTCCGCGGACGCCCGGGTTTCGGTCCGATGGAGGAGGATGCGCTCGAACGCTACGGGTTCTTCCGGAAGCTCGGCATCTTCGGCATCGACAAGCACAGTGCGGCCGGCGCGCGTCGCTTCCTGTCCGTGGCAAAGCAGGTGCTGGGCAATACCGGTGGCCCGGGCGGGCGAATGATGCTCTGGGTGACGGCCGAGGGCGATTTCACCGATCCACGAGTACGCCCGGTCCGGCTGCGCCCCGGCATCGCCCATCTTGCGGCGCTGCAGCCCGACGCGCTGCTGGTGCCGCTTGCCGTCGAATACGTGTTCTGGAATGAGAGCCGGCCCGAACTTCTGCTCCGCCTCGGCACGCCACTCGCGGCAGACCGGAGCGTGCGCACCGCCGAGTGGACCAGCCGGCTGGAACGTGGATTGACCGAAACGATGGACCAGCTCGCCCTCGACAGCCAGGCACGCAACCCGGCCCGGTTCACCCGGCTGCTGTTCGGCGGCGCCGGCGTCGGCGGCCCTTACGATGCGTGGCGACGCCTGCGTGCCCGGCTGTCCGGCCAGCGGATCACGACCGCGCATGGCGAGGAGGCATGA
- a CDS encoding glycosyltransferase: MNHGRAAAVAGWMALGLAALPLALAIGNLKRLQAPKPAAIRPRMSVLIPARNEAANIGDAVACVLASRDVELEVLVLDDGSTDATPAILATIADPRLRVISGGGVLPSGWSGKQYACARLGREASLELLVFVDADVRLAPDALSRMAGYMQANPDIGLASGIPRQITGTWSEWLLLPLIHLLLLGYRPDALDHGRVDPRFAAGCGQLFIARSGAYRAMGGHDAIRASLHDGLTLPRAFRRHGMPTGLFDATALASCRMYTTAADLWEGLTKNATEGLATPRGLPIWTIILGGGHVLPLPLMLFAPSLPAAAAVACGTTLRLLLARRFDQSMRSVVLHPLGVLALLALQWSALVRARSGRPSTWRGRVYPAAQS; this comes from the coding sequence ATGAACCACGGTCGGGCGGCAGCGGTCGCCGGATGGATGGCGCTTGGTCTCGCCGCGCTTCCGCTGGCGCTGGCAATCGGCAACCTGAAGCGCCTGCAGGCCCCCAAGCCGGCGGCGATCCGGCCGCGCATGTCGGTGCTGATCCCGGCCCGGAACGAGGCCGCCAACATCGGCGATGCGGTGGCCTGCGTGCTCGCCAGTCGCGACGTCGAACTCGAAGTGCTGGTGCTCGACGACGGCTCGACCGATGCGACGCCCGCCATTCTGGCGACAATCGCCGATCCGCGGCTGCGGGTGATATCCGGGGGCGGCGTCCTGCCGTCCGGCTGGTCCGGCAAGCAATATGCGTGTGCACGCCTGGGTCGCGAGGCCAGCCTCGAGTTGCTGGTGTTCGTGGATGCGGATGTCCGGCTAGCCCCGGACGCGTTGTCGCGCATGGCGGGCTACATGCAGGCGAACCCGGATATCGGGCTGGCCAGCGGCATCCCGCGCCAGATCACCGGGACCTGGTCCGAATGGCTGTTGTTACCGCTGATCCACCTGTTGCTGCTGGGCTACCGGCCGGATGCGCTCGATCATGGCCGTGTCGATCCCCGCTTCGCAGCCGGTTGCGGCCAGTTGTTCATCGCGCGCTCAGGGGCCTATCGCGCCATGGGGGGCCACGATGCGATCCGTGCATCGCTGCATGACGGGCTTACCCTGCCCCGGGCCTTCAGGCGCCACGGGATGCCGACCGGCCTCTTCGACGCAACCGCGCTTGCCTCCTGCCGGATGTATACCACTGCCGCCGACCTGTGGGAGGGCCTGACCAAGAACGCCACCGAAGGCCTGGCCACGCCGCGCGGCCTGCCGATCTGGACGATCATCCTCGGCGGTGGCCACGTGCTGCCACTGCCGCTCATGCTGTTCGCGCCGAGCCTGCCGGCGGCAGCGGCGGTCGCCTGCGGGACGACGCTCCGGCTGTTGCTGGCACGGCGGTTCGACCAGAGCATGCGCAGCGTGGTCCTGCATCCGTTGGGCGTGCTGGCGTTGCTTGCGCTGCAATGGTCGGCGCTGGTTCGTGCGCGGTCGGGGCGGCCATCCACCTGGCGCGGGCGCGTATATCCGGCAGCGCAGTCGTGA
- a CDS encoding DUF2141 domain-containing protein, whose protein sequence is MAPRLVPGCLRLMVLGVFLSCGTSAWSAALTITVANLPSEKGHVRIGVCTRSQFLSERCSYHAIVSAKAGTITTTIQDVAPGTYAVAAYQDETDLGRMRRNLFGIPLNPSGFSRDPKIGYGPPSFDACAFRIGAQDAAITVTVRTH, encoded by the coding sequence TTGGCCCCTCGTCTTGTTCCCGGCTGTCTCCGCCTCATGGTCCTCGGCGTGTTCCTGTCATGCGGGACATCCGCCTGGTCAGCCGCACTGACCATCACTGTCGCCAACCTGCCAAGCGAGAAAGGTCACGTACGGATAGGCGTCTGCACACGTTCGCAGTTCCTGAGCGAGCGGTGCAGCTATCACGCGATAGTGTCGGCAAAAGCCGGCACGATTACGACAACGATCCAGGATGTGGCTCCCGGCACCTACGCGGTTGCGGCGTACCAGGATGAAACCGACCTCGGGCGCATGCGCCGCAACCTGTTTGGAATTCCGCTGAACCCGTCGGGCTTCTCGCGCGATCCGAAGATCGGCTATGGGCCACCTTCGTTCGACGCCTGCGCGTTCCGGATCGGCGCCCAGGATGCCGCGATCACCGTCACGGTGCGTACCCACTAG
- a CDS encoding NAD-dependent epimerase/dehydratase family protein, whose protein sequence is MADRVLVTGGAGFIGRHVVRALLARGDSVRVYDSLIEQVHPHGATSESVPDDVELVQADIRDSEALGHALDGIDKVVHLAADVGVGQSMYLIERYVAVNDLGTACLCQALIDKPVKRVVVASSMSIYGEGLYTATDGTMMQEVVRPVRQVGAGWDPLGPDGSPLTPAATPEWKQARLASVYAITKYMQEQLILCAPPAYGIEGVALRLFNVYGPGQALSNPYTGVLAIFASRLLNRERPLVFEDGGQRRDFVHVDDVVQAFLLALDHPAAANRVFNIGSGRNVSISDVARAAASAMDLAQIEPEFVGKARTGDIRHCFSDITLARDVLGFAPTRTFDNALPEQMEWVRRQQATDRVQEARSELEARGLVA, encoded by the coding sequence ATGGCGGATCGGGTCCTGGTCACGGGCGGAGCGGGCTTCATCGGTCGGCATGTGGTGCGGGCCCTCCTGGCGCGCGGCGATAGCGTCCGTGTCTATGACAGCCTGATCGAGCAGGTGCACCCGCATGGTGCAACTTCGGAATCCGTGCCCGACGACGTCGAACTGGTCCAGGCCGATATCCGCGATAGCGAAGCGCTCGGTCATGCGCTGGATGGCATCGACAAGGTCGTGCACCTGGCGGCAGACGTCGGTGTCGGCCAGAGCATGTACCTGATCGAACGCTACGTGGCGGTCAACGATCTCGGGACGGCCTGCCTCTGCCAGGCGCTGATCGACAAGCCTGTGAAGCGGGTCGTGGTGGCATCCTCGATGTCGATCTACGGCGAGGGCCTCTACACCGCGACCGACGGCACGATGATGCAGGAGGTCGTGCGCCCGGTGCGTCAGGTCGGCGCGGGCTGGGACCCGCTCGGGCCGGACGGGTCCCCGCTCACTCCCGCCGCGACGCCGGAGTGGAAACAGGCGCGGCTCGCATCGGTGTATGCGATCACCAAGTACATGCAGGAGCAGTTGATCCTGTGCGCGCCTCCGGCTTATGGCATCGAGGGCGTCGCGTTACGGCTGTTCAACGTCTATGGACCGGGCCAGGCGCTTTCCAATCCGTATACCGGCGTGCTGGCGATCTTCGCGTCGCGGCTGCTCAACCGCGAGCGGCCGCTGGTGTTCGAGGATGGCGGTCAGCGCCGCGACTTCGTGCATGTGGACGACGTGGTGCAGGCGTTCCTGCTGGCGCTCGACCACCCGGCCGCGGCCAACCGGGTGTTCAACATCGGCAGCGGCCGCAACGTCTCGATTTCCGATGTGGCCCGGGCAGCCGCTTCAGCGATGGATCTGGCTCAAATCGAACCGGAGTTCGTCGGCAAGGCCCGCACCGGCGATATCAGGCACTGCTTCTCCGACATCACCCTGGCCCGCGACGTGCTGGGTTTTGCGCCTACGCGGACGTTCGACAATGCACTGCCCGAACAGATGGAATGGGTGCGTCGCCAGCAGGCCACCGATCGCGTGCAGGAAGCCCGCAGCGAACTGGAAGCACGCGGACTGGTCGCATGA
- a CDS encoding NAD-dependent epimerase/dehydratase family protein yields MSDLLRAGRAKEIPPTARVKEVRRTGRVEKVLRGGGGALGLVEWFHPGEHARVEESLGRLRVLGITRLRTHISWAEYVNDGGADWYGWLVPRLAGEIELLPCVHFTPPSLSRTGRTSGPPHDLRAYADFIDHLITRFDGMFPAVEIWNEPNNLLDWDWQQDHDWLLFCEMAGAAAHWIQARGLKAVLGGPCPADLNWLRLMGERGLLNVLDAVGLHGFPGTWDAEARSWRGWPALIASVRETVDGFNPKLELWITETGYSTWRNDPFAQVTRFVEIAELPVERIYWYGLQDIAADVAVQEGLHFDERHYHFGLYTEAGSPKLLGRLLASGGLALARDIADAGAPKPALGKPGLIGTKPALVTGGAGFIGTNLADRLARDGEDVLILDSLARPGVEENLDWLRRRHRGRLSVAIADLRDTKAVADAARDASSVFHLAGQVAVTTSLVDPLADFDINLRGTINLLEALRRRSEGAGSEPVPLVFASTNKVYGDLADIRLSHNDDAYLPIDPLLRAHGIGEARPLSFHTPYGCSKGAADQYVLDYARSFGLPMVVLRMSCIYGPRQLGTEDQGWLAHFLLSALQDRPLSLYGDGRQVRDVLEVEDAVSAYLAARDHAPLVAGEAFNLGGGADNAITLLMLIEEIERLTGQRVRRDFHPWRTGDQRYFVADTRRARQVLGLSQPLGWRDGVARLLRWIETERPHLVGRSMATGQMIEGAA; encoded by the coding sequence ATGAGCGATCTCCTGCGGGCCGGTCGCGCGAAGGAAATTCCTCCGACCGCTCGCGTCAAGGAAGTCCGCCGGACTGGTCGCGTGGAGAAAGTTCTTCGGGGCGGAGGCGGCGCGCTCGGGCTGGTCGAGTGGTTCCATCCGGGCGAGCATGCACGCGTCGAGGAAAGCCTGGGCCGGTTGCGTGTTCTCGGCATTACCCGCTTGCGCACGCACATCTCCTGGGCCGAATACGTCAATGACGGTGGCGCAGACTGGTATGGCTGGCTGGTGCCGCGCCTGGCAGGCGAAATCGAACTGCTGCCGTGCGTGCATTTCACCCCGCCGAGCCTGTCCCGCACCGGCCGCACCAGTGGCCCGCCGCACGATCTCAGGGCCTACGCCGATTTCATCGACCATCTGATCACCCGGTTCGACGGCATGTTCCCTGCCGTCGAGATCTGGAACGAGCCGAACAACCTGCTCGACTGGGACTGGCAGCAGGACCATGACTGGCTGCTGTTCTGTGAGATGGCGGGCGCCGCCGCGCACTGGATCCAGGCGCGCGGGCTCAAGGCGGTGCTCGGCGGCCCCTGCCCCGCGGACCTGAACTGGCTCCGGCTGATGGGCGAGCGCGGGCTGCTGAACGTGCTCGATGCGGTCGGGCTGCACGGGTTTCCCGGCACATGGGATGCGGAGGCACGGTCCTGGCGCGGCTGGCCGGCGCTGATCGCCTCGGTCCGCGAGACCGTTGATGGATTCAACCCGAAGCTTGAGCTGTGGATCACCGAGACCGGCTATTCCACATGGCGTAACGATCCGTTCGCGCAGGTGACCCGGTTCGTCGAGATCGCCGAGCTGCCGGTCGAGCGGATCTACTGGTACGGGTTGCAGGATATCGCCGCGGACGTGGCGGTACAGGAAGGCCTGCATTTCGACGAACGGCACTATCATTTCGGGCTGTACACCGAGGCAGGCAGCCCGAAGCTGCTCGGCAGACTGCTTGCCAGCGGCGGCCTGGCGCTGGCACGCGACATCGCCGATGCCGGCGCGCCGAAACCGGCCCTCGGCAAGCCCGGCCTGATCGGCACCAAGCCCGCGCTGGTGACCGGAGGCGCCGGCTTCATCGGCACCAATCTCGCCGACCGGCTGGCACGCGACGGCGAGGATGTGCTGATCCTGGACAGCCTGGCGCGGCCCGGGGTCGAGGAGAACCTGGACTGGCTCAGGCGGCGCCACCGCGGCCGGCTGTCGGTGGCGATCGCCGATCTGCGCGATACGAAGGCGGTGGCGGATGCCGCACGCGACGCCTCCAGCGTGTTCCATCTGGCCGGCCAGGTGGCGGTCACCACCAGCCTGGTCGACCCGCTGGCCGACTTCGACATCAACCTGCGCGGCACCATCAACCTGCTCGAGGCGCTTCGCCGCCGGAGTGAAGGCGCCGGGTCCGAACCGGTGCCGCTGGTGTTCGCCAGCACCAACAAGGTCTATGGCGACCTCGCCGACATAAGGCTGTCGCACAACGACGACGCCTACCTGCCGATCGACCCGTTGCTTCGTGCGCACGGCATCGGCGAAGCCCGGCCGCTGTCGTTCCACACCCCATACGGTTGCTCCAAGGGTGCTGCCGACCAGTATGTACTGGACTATGCCCGCTCGTTCGGCCTGCCGATGGTGGTGCTGCGGATGAGCTGCATCTATGGGCCACGCCAGCTCGGCACCGAGGACCAGGGCTGGCTCGCGCATTTCCTGTTGTCGGCGCTGCAGGATCGCCCACTGAGCCTATACGGCGACGGGCGCCAGGTCCGCGACGTGCTGGAAGTCGAGGATGCGGTCTCGGCCTACCTGGCGGCGCGGGACCATGCGCCGCTGGTGGCGGGCGAGGCGTTCAACCTCGGCGGCGGCGCCGACAATGCGATCACACTGCTGATGCTGATCGAGGAGATCGAGCGGCTCACCGGGCAGCGGGTACGGCGCGATTTCCATCCCTGGCGCACCGGCGACCAGCGCTATTTCGTGGCGGACACCAGGCGCGCCAGGCAGGTTCTGGGATTGTCACAGCCCCTGGGATGGCGGGACGGCGTGGCGAGGCTGCTGCGCTGGATCGAGACGGAACGGCCGCATCTGGTCGGGCGTTCGATGGCGACCGGACAGATGATCGAGGGTGCCGCATGA
- a CDS encoding TIGR04295 family B12-binding domain-containing radical SAM protein: MKVALLNPPWTFEHSIYFGCRAPHLPIELGASKTLLERAGHATLMRDGLLDELDIGGMAEACAGFAPDMIVVTTAPTYLFWRCAQPELRLPRMLLDALRVACPHATLVAVGPHGSATPDAALRKLGADIVVRGECEEVVLALANGGVPGEVPGTAALQPDGSIRANGGPQATRFTDLPAVRWPDHWVARHHHHHHRFEQPHQGSGHDLPGAEVEASRGCPYSCSFCAKIDFRDSYRRRDLVPLLEEIDALRAQGVGYLYFIDEIFLPNRLLLEALVGRGLKFGVQTRIDLWKPEMLELLGQAGCVSIEAGVESLTEAGRAELDKNCKLSTDELADRLIMAKQHVAFVQANLIQVSGDDPAMVTAWRERLLAAGVWANDPVPLYPYPSSPDYRKLFGLPDAQAWERAHAHYLGLFDRMSDIQDDTPLPLAELESVCRR; encoded by the coding sequence ATGAAGGTCGCGTTGCTGAACCCGCCCTGGACGTTCGAACACAGCATCTATTTCGGCTGTCGCGCCCCGCACTTGCCGATCGAACTCGGCGCGTCGAAAACCCTGCTGGAACGGGCCGGTCACGCGACACTGATGCGCGACGGCCTGCTCGACGAGCTCGATATCGGCGGCATGGCCGAGGCCTGCGCCGGGTTCGCGCCGGACATGATCGTCGTCACCACCGCGCCCACCTACCTGTTCTGGCGCTGCGCCCAGCCCGAGTTGCGGCTGCCGCGGATGCTGCTCGATGCGCTGCGTGTGGCATGCCCGCACGCGACGCTGGTGGCGGTCGGACCGCACGGATCGGCCACACCGGACGCGGCACTGCGCAAGCTCGGCGCCGATATCGTCGTGCGCGGCGAATGCGAGGAGGTGGTGCTGGCGCTGGCGAACGGTGGCGTACCCGGCGAGGTTCCAGGAACCGCCGCCCTGCAGCCGGACGGCAGCATCCGCGCCAATGGCGGGCCACAGGCGACACGCTTCACCGACCTGCCGGCAGTGCGCTGGCCGGACCACTGGGTCGCCCGTCACCATCATCATCATCATCGGTTCGAGCAGCCGCACCAGGGGTCGGGCCACGATCTGCCCGGTGCCGAAGTGGAAGCCTCGCGCGGCTGCCCATACTCGTGCTCGTTCTGCGCCAAGATCGATTTCCGGGACTCCTATCGTCGTCGCGACCTGGTGCCATTGCTGGAAGAAATCGATGCGCTTCGGGCGCAGGGCGTCGGCTACCTGTATTTCATCGACGAGATCTTCCTGCCGAACCGGTTGCTTCTGGAGGCACTGGTCGGACGCGGGCTGAAGTTCGGCGTGCAGACACGGATCGACCTGTGGAAGCCGGAGATGCTGGAACTGCTGGGACAGGCCGGCTGCGTCTCGATCGAGGCCGGGGTCGAGAGCCTGACCGAAGCGGGGCGTGCGGAACTGGACAAGAACTGCAAGCTCTCGACCGACGAACTCGCCGACCGGCTCATCATGGCAAAGCAGCATGTCGCCTTCGTGCAGGCCAACCTGATCCAGGTGAGCGGCGACGATCCGGCGATGGTGACGGCCTGGCGCGAGCGCCTTCTCGCCGCCGGGGTATGGGCCAACGATCCGGTGCCGCTCTATCCGTATCCGAGTTCACCCGATTACCGGAAGCTGTTCGGCCTCCCCGACGCGCAGGCCTGGGAACGGGCGCACGCGCATTATCTCGGGCTGTTCGACCGGATGTCCGACATCCAGGATGACACCCCGCTACCGCTCGCCGAGCTGGAATCCGTCTGCCGCCGCTGA